In one window of Eubalaena glacialis isolate mEubGla1 chromosome 13, mEubGla1.1.hap2.+ XY, whole genome shotgun sequence DNA:
- the HBQ1 gene encoding hemoglobin subunit theta-1, producing MVLEAADQAAVRALWLKLGSNVGVYTTEALERTFLAFPSTKTYFLHLDLSPGGGGVRAHGQKVADALTLAVDHLDDLPGALSALRELHAHKVRVDPVKFKLLVHCLLVTLARHYPGDFSPSLQASLDKFLSHVISALVPNCH from the exons ATGGTGCTGGAGGCGGCGGACCAGGCTGCGGTGCGCGCGCTGTGGCTGAAGCTGGGTAGCAACGTCGGCGTCTACACGACCGAGGCCCTGGAGAG GACCTTCCTGGCCTTCCCTTCCACCAAGACCTACTTCCTCCACCTGGACCTGAGCCC gggtgggggtggggtcagaGCGCACGGCCAGAAAGTGGCCGACGCGCTGACCCTCGCCGTGGACCACCTGGACGACCTGCCCGGCGCCCTGTCGGCTCTGCGCGAGCTGCACGCGCACAAGGTGCGCGTGGACCCCGTCAAGTTCAAG CTGCTGGTCCACTGCCTGCTGGTGACCCTCGCCCGGCACTACCCCGGAGACTTCAGCCCCTCCCTGCAGGCCTCGCTGGACAAGTTTCTGAGCCACGTGATCTCGGCGCTGGTCCCCAACTGTCACTAA